Proteins co-encoded in one Cricetulus griseus strain 17A/GY chromosome 1 unlocalized genomic scaffold, alternate assembly CriGri-PICRH-1.0 chr1_1, whole genome shotgun sequence genomic window:
- the LOC113832238 gene encoding sperm motility kinase-like: MSHEIANKRKVVEIEANIMASPLEDYILENDFRILKSLGCGSFGEVRLACHPPTHTQVAVKLIAKKQNGLAHNVPEVEILQSLEHRNIVRFFHSIDTLQITYVVMEYVEGQNLEMFIRDIDYLQEEEARLIFQQVVTAVHFLHERLIAHRDIKLENILIDGAGNIKLCDFGMATRLTEGEMLTKVCGTLLYMAPEMLAGEPYDGLAVDMWSLGVVLYVLVTGKFPYEETTCPALSSLITTTNYPTPYHLSQPCLITIEQLLTVPSQHRVTICQLLERRWLGHIEEHGEPASKEIHLRVVETMCTIGYSCEEIVSSLRHRQPNNKVRATYNILKHKLTCEDSHHQNEKPWLISSTVRVLLPLKRRASEPAFPTFREAGNGDFQEVDMEGRRKKPKLYHDQQIGLHGTDIQIRRIHPRRRRPDG; this comes from the coding sequence ATGTCCCATGAAATTGCCAACAAGAGAAAAGTGGTTGAAATTGAGGCAAACATCATGGCCAGCCCCTTGGAAGACTACATACTGGAAAATGATTTCAGAATCTTAAAATCTCTCGGCTGTGGTTCATTTGGAGAAGTGAGGCTTGCCTGCCATCCTCCTACACATACACAGGTTGCTGTCAAGTTGATTGCAAAAAAGCAAAATGGTCTGGCTCACAATGTCCCTGAAGTAGAGATCCTTCAGTCTTTGGAACACAGAAATATAGTTCGATTTTTTCACTCCATTGACACACTGCAAATAACTTATGTGGTCATGGAGTATGTAGAAGGACAGAATTTGGAGATGTTCATTAGGGACATTGACTATCTACAGGAGGAGGAAGCTAGACTAATATTCCAACAGGTTGTGACAGCAGTACACTTTCTCCATGAAAGACTCATTGCTCATCGTGATATAAAACTGGAGAATATCCTTATTGATGGAGCTGGAAACATCAAGCTTTGTGACTTTGGAATGGCCACTCGGCTCACAGAGGGGGAGATGTTGACGAAGGTCTGTGGCACCTTGCTCTATATGGCTCCAGAGATGTTGGCAGGGGAACCCTATGATGGGCTGGCAGTTGACATGTGGAGCTTGGGAGTTGTCCTATATGTACTAGTCACTGGAAAATTTCCATATGAAGAAACCACATGTCCTGCTTTGTCCAGTCTCATCACTACTACAAATTATCCCACTCCCTACCACCTATCACAACCCTGTCTCATCACCATTGAACAGTTACTCACGGTCCCCAGCCAACACAGGGTAACAATCTGTCAGCTCCTGGAAAGAAGATGGCTGGGTCACATTGAAGAGCATGGAGAACCTGCAAGTAAAGAAATCCATCTCAGGGTTGTAGAGACTATGTGCACCATAggctatagctgtgaagagattGTGTCGTCCTTAAGACACAGGCAACCAAATAATAAAGTAAGAGCAACATACAATATTCTAAAACACAAGTTGACCTGTGAGGACAGTCATCATCAAAATGAGAAGCCCTGGTTAATCAGCAGCACTGTTCGTGTTCTTCTCCCCTTGAAGAGAAGAGCCAGTGAACCAGCCTTTCCAACTTTTAGAGAAGCTGGAAACGGTGACTTTCAGGAGGTGGAtatggaaggaagaagaaagaagccgAAGCTATATCATGATCAACAAATCGGACTGCATGGAACTGATATCCAGATCAGGCGAATTCATCCCAGAAGGAGGCGTCCCGATGGCTAA